DNA from Dethiosulfovibrio peptidovorans:
CCGTGGATTCCCTGACTTTTCTGGAGGAGCTTTCACGGAGAGGGCTCTCCCAGCGCCTTGGAGGACAGGCATTCATCGTGGCGGTCATGGACAGTGTCCCCACGACTGCCAATGCCGAATATCATGCCAAGATCGTTCGGGATAAAGCGGTACTTCGGCGTCTCATCTCGGCTGGGACAGCCATTGCCAGGATGGGATATTCGGAGGACCGGGAACTGGATGAACTTTTGGAGGAAGCTGAACGGGCCATCTTCGAGGTTTCCCGTCAGAGGAACGAGGTGAACTTCAAGATGGTCGCCGATGTCCTTGGCCCGACCTTTCACCAAATAGAAGTTCAGTTTCATAATCCAGAGCAGACGGTTACCGGTGTGATGAGTGGGTTCGACGATTTGGACCGCTTAAGTGGGGGGCTACAGGTCGGGAGCCTGAATATTCTGGCGGCCCGACCATCCATGGGGAAGACGGCGCTTGCCTTGAATATCGCTCGTAATGTCGCAGTTCGAGGTAAGCTTCCGGTACTTATATTTAGTCTTGAGATGGGCGCCGATCAGTTGGTCCAACGCCTTTTGGGGGCTGAGGCTCGAGTGAATCTCCAAGACCTTAGAACCGGGGCTTTTGCACGGGAGGATTGGGAAAAACTCACCTCTGCGGCAGGAGAGCTGACTAAGGCTCCTCTATACATCGATGACAGCTCCATGCTGACGACCACGGAGATGCGGGC
Protein-coding regions in this window:
- a CDS encoding replicative DNA helicase, encoding MSIPGYDRIPPQNLEAERAVMGSCLMDREVLIQISEFLTAEDFRDSNYQIAFEVLLDMLREDRPVDSLTFLEELSRRGLSQRLGGQAFIVAVMDSVPTTANAEYHAKIVRDKAVLRRLISAGTAIARMGYSEDRELDELLEEAERAIFEVSRQRNEVNFKMVADVLGPTFHQIEVQFHNPEQTVTGVMSGFDDLDRLSGGLQVGSLNILAARPSMGKTALALNIARNVAVRGKLPVLIFSLEMGADQLVQRLLGAEARVNLQDLRTGAFAREDWEKLTSAAGELTKAPLYIDDSSMLTTTEMRARCRRFKAKHSSLGLIVVDYLQLMSLARRIESKQQEVAEISRGLKAIARELDVPVLALSQLSRAVESRTDKRPQLSDLRDSGAIEQDADLVALLYREAYYAKDVPPDQQDDSAVLHIAKHRNGPTGEVHLMFLRQHTRFESKSSMTCF